TGGTACGTGCGCGACAAAATGCACTCCCGCTGGCGTAACAAGATCGATATCTATATGGGTGAGGATCGCAGGGCGGCGCTGCGCTGGGGCAAACGCAAGGTCAAGATCCGTTTCGAACCCCTTTCCCCGGACGTGCGGACGGCGAACCGCTAGTCCCGTCGTCCGCTTACTCGCGACTCAGAAAGGTCATGGTCAGGCGTGTCGAGGCACTGGGCAGCAGTTTGTCGAGTAGCTTGATCATCTTGAACACACCCCCCACCGGGTTGTGCACCGGCACTTCCCGCGCCGCCGCTTCCCAGACCTTGGCGGCGATGTCCTCCGCTTTCAGTTTCACGCCCAGACGGCTCACCACCGGCGCCTGATAGTCAGCCTCTTCCACCATGGGGGTCTTCACGAAGGGAGGCATCACATCCACCACGCGGATCCCCAGACGTTTCCATTCGATATTGAGCGCTTCGGTGAGGCCGCGCACGGCGAACTTGCTGGCCGAATAACTGGCCAGGTGCGGCACGCCATAAAGCGCCGACGCGGAACTCATGTTGATGACCACCGGAGCGTCCGCCCGCCGCAGGGCCGGCAGGGCCGCCAGACTCATGTTGACCAGGCCGGTGACATTGATATCGATGATGCGTTTGTGCTGCTCCGCGCTGATCGCTTCGAAACGCCCCATGCGCAGGATGCCGGCGCAATTGAACAGCGCGTCCAGCGCACCAT
This sequence is a window from Alloalcanivorax dieselolei B5. Protein-coding genes within it:
- a CDS encoding SDR family oxidoreductase, translated to MIPATTKSILITGAASGIGLATARHFHQHGWRVGLLDVNETALAGLARDLDGAWFHPLDVTDAEACARAVSAFSGDGALDALFNCAGILRMGRFEAISAEQHKRIIDINVTGLVNMSLAALPALRRADAPVVINMSSASALYGVPHLASYSASKFAVRGLTEALNIEWKRLGIRVVDVMPPFVKTPMVEEADYQAPVVSRLGVKLKAEDIAAKVWEAAAREVPVHNPVGGVFKMIKLLDKLLPSASTRLTMTFLSRE